In Arachis hypogaea cultivar Tifrunner chromosome 2, arahy.Tifrunner.gnm2.J5K5, whole genome shotgun sequence, a genomic segment contains:
- the LOC112756920 gene encoding uncharacterized protein has product MPLHFAFISTCYFVRIMENHQTMSEKFEKFTWTINNNFSVLVEFDKYQFVFGGYTWSISVAIDENRLMDFILDVVDWIQGHSITTNFKFSFVNQRVDTLVKSIAIDGQVRFTEDTHRGSCVFSWRTSLNPLELTFNDNLIIVAEFFVKESPHHHNQLDDGTSNTIIDDSSKSCFHVYEDFENTNEKGFVQLAEEACHKHPSVIECHKNKNHSSMFTKWGFIALGRVLHFLKTKKVKDMNDEGCKELQVLWKEVIAFGFDDLAWLEPHVKCALGMRNHKERTMHVKKMKENVAALEVDLKVAREELVKAEEGFEERDLNDVLGY; this is encoded by the exons atGCCCTTGCACTTTGCCTTTATTTCAACCTG TTATTTTGTAAGAATTATGGAAAATCATCAAACAATGAGTGAGAAGTTTGAGAAATTCACATGGACCATCAACAATAATTTCTCCGTGCTGGTGGAGTTTGATAAGTACCAGTTTGTTTTTGGTGGCTATACATG GAGCATTTCTGTGGCTATAGATGAGAACCGCCTTATGGATTTTATCTTGGATGTTGTTGATTGGATTCAAGGACACAGCATCACTACAAATTTCAAGTTCTCATTTGTTAATCAGAGAGTTGACACACTCGTAAAATCAATAGCAATAG ATGGACAAGTAAGATTCACTGAAGATACTCATCGTGGAAGTTGTGTTTTCAGTTGGAGGACGTCTTTGAATCCACTAGAACTTACTTTTAATGATAATTTGATCATTGTTGCCGAATTTTTCGTGAAGGAATCACCACATCATCATAACCAGTTAGATGATGGAACTAGTAACACTATTATTGATGATTCCTCAAAATCATGTTTTCATGTTTATGAAGATTTTGAGAACACAAACGAAAAAGGTTTTGTTCAATTGGCAGAGGAAGCTTGTCATAAGCATCCATCAGTCATTGAATGTCATAAGAACAAAAATCATAGTTCTATGTTCACCAAGTGGGGATTCATTGCATTGGGAAGAGTGTTACATTTTCTTAAGACTAAGAAGGTGAAGGATATGAATGATGAAGGTTGCAAGGAACTTCAAGTTTTATGGAAAGAAGTCATTGCTTTCGGATTTGATGATTTGGCTTGGTTGGAGCCTCATGTTAAGTGTGCTTTGGGCATGAGGAATCATAAGGAGAGAACTATGCATGTGAAAAAAATGAAGGAGAATGTGGCAGCTCTTGAAGTTGATCTTAAAGTGGCAAGAGAAGAATTGGTTAAAGCTGAAGAAGGTTTTGAAGAAAGAGACTTAAATGATGTGTTGGGATATTGA
- the LOC112720446 gene encoding uncharacterized protein: protein MENHQTMSEKFEKFTWTINNNFSVLVEFDKYQFVFGGYTWSISVGIDENRFMVFILEVVDWIQGHSITTNFKFSFVNQRVGTLVKSIAIDGQVRFTEDTHRGSCVFSWRTSLDPLELTFNDNLVIVAEFFMKESPHHHKQLDDGTSNTIIDDSSKPCFHVYEDFENTKEKGFVQLAEEACRKHPSVIECHKNKNHSSMFTKWGFMALGRVLHFLKTKKVKDMNDEACKELQVLWKEVNAFGFDDLAWLEPHVKCALGMRNYKERTMHVKKMKENVAALEVDLKVAREELVKAEEGFEERDLNDVLGY, encoded by the exons ATGGAAAATCATCAAACAATGAGTGAGAAGTTTGAGAAATTCACATGGACCATCAACAATAATTTCTCCGTGCTGGTGGAGTTTGATAAGTACCAGTTTGTTTTTGGTGGCTATACATG GAGCATTTCTGTGGGTATAGATGAAAATCGCTTTATGGTCTTTATCTTGGAAGTTGTTGATTGGATTCAAGGACACAGCATCACTACAAATTTCAAGTTCTCATTTGTTAATCAGAGGGTTGGCACACTCGTAAAATCAATAGCAATAG atgGACAGGTAAGATTCACTGAAGATACTCATCGTGGAAGTTGTGTTTTCAGTTGGAGGACGTCTTTGGATCCATTAGAACTTACTTTTAATGATAATTTGGTCATTGTTGCCGAATTCTTCATGAAGGAATCACCACATCATCATAAACAATTAGATGATGGAACTAGTAACACTATTATTGATGATTCctcaaaaccatgttttcatgTTTATGAAGATTTTGAGAACACAAAGGAAAAGGGTTTTGTTCAATTGGCAGAGGAAGCTTGCCGCAAGCATCCATCAGTCATTGAATGTCATAAGAACAAAAATCATAGTTCTATGTTCACCAAATGGGGATTCATGGCATTGGGAAGAGTGTTACATTTTCTTAAGACTAAGAAGGTGAAGGATATGAATGATGAAGCTTGCAAGGAACTACAAGTTTTATGGAAAGAAGTCAATGCTTTCGGATTTGATGATTTGGCTTGGTTGGAGCCTCATGTTAAGTGTGCTTTGGGCATGAGGAATTATAAGGAGAGAACTATGCATGTGAAAAAAATGAAGGAGAATGTGGCAGCTCTTGAAGTTGATCTTAAAGTGGCAAGAGAAGAATTGGTTAAAGCTGAAGAAGGTTTTGAAGAAAGGGACTTAAATGATGTGTTGGGATATTGA